In the Sediminibacter sp. Hel_I_10 genome, one interval contains:
- a CDS encoding outer membrane beta-barrel protein — MRYLLIVFCLITIFNADKLHAQKEITVTGKVVDADEGYPLEYATVSFINPSDNTVANGGITDLQGGFEIKVAPGTYNVKIEYLSYKNKTYENKSIDTDIDLGTVALKINLEALDAVEVVAERTTVEIKLDKKIYNIGKDLTTAGGTVSDALNNVPSVSVDVEGSISLRGNENVRILINGKPSALAGFGDSNVLSQLPAEAIERVEVITSPSARYDAEGTAGILNIILRQKETLGFNGSLSLNLGNPDLAGVAANLNYRTEKFNLFSNVGFRYFDAPRNSFSDATYFDRIDDGELIEPEYERIREDQKVTRLNRNYNGNIGMEYFLSDKTSVTGSLFYRYGEDADESRNNSDRFNEGAIIERTLRTERQNEEDNSYQVALNYITKFNDDGHQLTADFQYVNDDEYQTTFIDENYLVSQEDNPEAFQMERIFQDEVQNEYLLQADYVLPIGENARFEAGYRGSFENEVTDYRLEQENITNGNFFINDTISNVFDYDENVNAIYSQYGTKFGEFSFLLGLRLENTQLKGKIDSQLSDEDLNNAFNFPIDTDFNKNYLGLFPTVNLIYNLGAGQEDIEESITVGYNRRINRPRGWYINPFPTRSSRTRVFQGNPNLNPAFSSAFDLGYLKRWKELTLTSSVYYQYETDSFERVEENTGQQTSDGIDIIRTIPVNLSTNTRIGAELGILYNPAKWLRLNTSFNFFQFETEGDFNGVDYSAKNNSWFARFSGKVTLPGKIDWQTNAFYRGQQQGAQTKTNGLFSMDLAFSKEVFKDKATVSLNIRDVFNSRIRRQLTTTEFFSRESESQWRQRQVTLALIYRFNMKKERKAEGRGDGGDEFDFEG, encoded by the coding sequence ATGAGATATCTTCTAATAGTATTCTGCCTAATTACCATTTTTAACGCCGATAAGCTACACGCTCAAAAAGAAATAACTGTTACTGGTAAGGTGGTAGATGCCGACGAAGGTTATCCTTTAGAATATGCTACAGTCTCTTTTATAAATCCTTCTGATAATACCGTTGCTAACGGAGGCATTACAGACCTTCAAGGGGGCTTTGAAATTAAGGTCGCTCCAGGAACCTACAATGTTAAAATTGAATATCTTTCTTACAAAAACAAAACTTACGAAAATAAAAGTATAGATACCGATATTGATTTAGGTACTGTAGCTCTTAAAATCAATTTAGAAGCACTTGATGCTGTTGAAGTTGTTGCAGAACGTACAACCGTAGAGATAAAGCTAGATAAAAAAATATACAATATAGGTAAAGATCTGACTACTGCAGGCGGTACTGTAAGTGATGCTCTTAATAATGTACCCTCCGTTTCCGTTGATGTTGAAGGCTCGATTAGTCTGAGAGGAAATGAAAACGTTCGTATTTTGATTAATGGAAAGCCATCTGCACTCGCTGGTTTTGGAGATTCAAACGTATTGAGTCAACTACCAGCAGAGGCCATAGAACGAGTAGAAGTGATTACCTCTCCATCTGCAAGATATGATGCAGAAGGTACTGCTGGGATCTTAAATATCATTTTAAGACAAAAAGAAACCCTTGGTTTTAATGGTTCATTAAGTTTGAATTTAGGAAATCCTGATTTAGCCGGTGTTGCTGCTAATCTTAATTATAGAACCGAAAAATTTAATCTCTTTTCCAATGTTGGGTTTCGATATTTTGACGCGCCAAGAAACAGTTTTAGTGATGCTACATATTTTGATAGAATTGATGACGGTGAGCTCATTGAGCCAGAATATGAAAGAATTAGAGAAGATCAAAAGGTAACAAGGCTTAACCGCAACTACAATGGGAATATTGGAATGGAATATTTCTTGTCTGATAAAACCTCGGTTACAGGGAGCTTATTTTATAGATATGGAGAAGATGCCGATGAATCCCGCAATAACAGTGATCGTTTTAATGAGGGTGCTATCATTGAGCGCACCTTAAGAACCGAGCGTCAAAATGAAGAAGATAATAGTTATCAGGTGGCGCTAAACTACATTACCAAGTTCAATGACGATGGTCATCAACTCACAGCAGATTTTCAATATGTAAATGATGATGAGTATCAAACCACTTTTATAGATGAAAATTACCTTGTTAGCCAAGAGGATAATCCAGAGGCTTTTCAAATGGAACGTATTTTTCAAGATGAGGTTCAAAATGAATATTTACTTCAAGCAGATTATGTATTACCTATAGGCGAAAATGCACGATTTGAAGCGGGATACAGAGGTAGTTTTGAAAATGAAGTGACTGATTATCGCCTAGAACAAGAAAATATTACCAACGGAAACTTTTTTATAAATGACACCATAAGCAATGTGTTTGACTATGACGAAAATGTCAATGCCATCTATTCTCAATATGGTACTAAATTTGGTGAGTTTTCTTTTTTATTGGGGCTTCGTTTAGAAAACACACAGCTTAAAGGTAAAATAGACTCTCAGCTAAGTGACGAAGATTTGAATAATGCCTTCAATTTTCCTATAGATACCGATTTCAATAAAAATTATTTAGGCCTCTTCCCTACTGTCAATCTCATTTATAATTTGGGCGCAGGTCAAGAGGATATAGAAGAAAGTATTACTGTTGGTTACAATAGACGTATCAATAGACCTAGAGGTTGGTACATCAATCCGTTTCCTACGCGTTCTAGTAGAACTCGAGTTTTTCAGGGAAATCCCAATCTTAATCCGGCTTTTTCAAGTGCTTTTGACTTAGGATACTTAAAACGTTGGAAAGAATTAACGTTGACCTCTTCTGTATATTATCAATACGAAACTGATTCTTTTGAGCGTGTTGAAGAGAACACAGGACAACAAACTTCAGATGGTATTGATATTATACGAACTATCCCAGTCAATTTATCAACAAATACTAGAATTGGTGCCGAATTAGGTATTCTTTACAACCCAGCTAAATGGTTAAGATTAAATACAAGTTTTAACTTTTTTCAGTTTGAAACCGAAGGTGATTTTAATGGTGTAGATTACAGTGCTAAAAATAACAGTTGGTTTGCGCGTTTTAGCGGTAAAGTGACATTACCCGGAAAAATTGATTGGCAAACAAATGCATTTTATAGAGGTCAACAACAAGGCGCACAAACTAAAACCAATGGGTTATTCTCAATGGACCTAGCATTTAGTAAAGAAGTTTTCAAGGACAAGGCAACTGTATCCCTCAACATTAGAGATGTATTCAACTCTAGAATTAGAAGACAATTGACTACTACAGAATTCTTCTCAAGAGAATCTGAATCACAATGGAGACAACGCCAAGTAACTTTAGCGCTTATCTATAGATTTAATATGAAAAAGGAAAGAAAGGCAGAGGGCCGAGGTGATGGCGGTGATGAATTTGACTTTGAGGGCTAA
- the fumC gene encoding class II fumarate hydratase, whose amino-acid sequence MDFRIEKDTMGEVKVPADKLWGAQTERSRNNFKIGPTASMPLEIVYGFAYLKKAAAYTNHELGVLAEEKRDLIAKVCDEILDGKHDDQFPLVIWQTGSGTQSNMNVNEVVANRAHQIAGKTIGEGEKTIQPNDDVNKSQSSNDTFPTGMHIAIYKKVVDTTISGVIKLRNTLHEKSQEFKHVVKIGRTHLMDATPLTLGQEFSGYVSQLDHGIKALENTLPHLSELALGGTAVGTGLNTPKGYSKLVAEYIADFTKLPFVSADNKFEALAAHDALVETHGALKQLAVSLNKIANDIRMMASGPRSGIGEIIIPANEPGSSIMPGKVNPTQCEALTMVCAQVMGNDVAVTVGGTQGHYELNVFKPMMAANLLESAQLIGDACVSFDEHCASGIEPNHEVIKQLLNNSLMLVTALNTKIGYYKAAEIANTAHKNGTTLKEEAINLGYVTAEDYDDWVKPEDMVGTLK is encoded by the coding sequence ATGGATTTCAGAATAGAAAAAGATACTATGGGCGAGGTTAAAGTACCCGCAGATAAACTTTGGGGTGCCCAAACTGAACGCTCTAGAAACAACTTTAAAATTGGCCCAACGGCATCTATGCCCTTGGAAATAGTTTATGGCTTTGCATACCTCAAAAAAGCAGCAGCTTACACCAATCATGAACTTGGCGTACTGGCCGAAGAAAAACGAGATTTAATAGCAAAAGTCTGTGATGAAATTCTTGATGGAAAACATGATGATCAATTTCCTTTGGTTATTTGGCAAACAGGTTCTGGTACACAAAGTAACATGAATGTTAATGAGGTAGTTGCTAATAGGGCACACCAAATTGCAGGGAAAACAATTGGCGAAGGCGAAAAAACCATTCAGCCAAATGATGATGTTAATAAATCGCAGTCCTCCAACGATACCTTTCCTACAGGAATGCACATTGCGATCTATAAAAAAGTCGTAGACACAACCATATCAGGAGTCATAAAACTTAGAAATACACTTCACGAAAAATCTCAAGAATTCAAGCATGTTGTCAAAATAGGTCGAACACACCTCATGGATGCAACACCATTAACTTTGGGTCAGGAATTCTCAGGATACGTATCTCAGTTAGATCACGGTATTAAAGCTTTAGAAAACACCTTACCTCATTTATCAGAATTAGCCCTTGGTGGAACAGCCGTAGGTACAGGGCTTAACACGCCAAAAGGTTATAGCAAACTCGTTGCAGAATATATTGCTGACTTTACGAAGCTGCCATTTGTTTCAGCAGATAATAAATTTGAAGCGCTAGCCGCCCACGATGCTTTAGTTGAAACTCACGGTGCACTCAAACAATTAGCGGTGTCTCTAAACAAAATAGCCAATGATATTAGAATGATGGCCTCAGGACCTCGAAGTGGAATTGGAGAAATAATTATCCCAGCAAATGAGCCGGGTAGTTCCATCATGCCAGGCAAAGTCAATCCAACACAATGTGAAGCCTTGACCATGGTTTGTGCTCAAGTTATGGGTAATGATGTTGCTGTAACCGTTGGAGGCACACAGGGCCATTACGAACTTAATGTATTTAAACCAATGATGGCTGCTAATTTATTGGAGTCTGCGCAACTCATTGGAGATGCCTGTGTCAGTTTTGATGAACATTGTGCCTCAGGAATAGAGCCTAATCATGAAGTTATTAAACAATTATTGAACAATAGTTTAATGCTAGTAACAGCCTTAAATACAAAAATAGGCTATTATAAAGCCGCTGAAATTGCAAATACAGCCCATAAAAATGGTACAACGCTCAAAGAAGAAGCTATTAATCTAGGTTATGTAACTGCAGAAGACTATGATGACTGGGTTAAGCCAGAAGACATGGTAGGTACGCTGAAATAG
- a CDS encoding T9SS type A sorting domain-containing protein: MKKILLNVLFLIGIIQLNHAQPFNGPINIDPNTGNEPYELESGDLDGDGDLDLVMATLLSSPEQDFIKWYKNDGLGNFTIEATISSAITFIDGLAVANIDNQFGDDIIVSSGNQSKLVYFLSDGNGGFSEEITIDAALIEPGEVVTGDINNDGHIDIVSMSYVDNKTVWYSGDGTGNFTSEPDIETGASDGPFYIDVGDFDNDNDLDVLVGSYNTQSIEIFYNQLTESGTDTVSWIQDAVTVYSGNLTDNTILEVRFADVNNDGVMDIVKLDNKSGDVAWYNKIKDGPSTENIISDESIIDRPGKVLVADLDGDNLNDVILSGALPADDTIIYFTGVANASPEAIPTLIDNQPFIVFDMSAADFNGDGDLDIASLANLNDRLDLYENERLTLSTNTLENHLISIFPNPANHTLNFKGISADINTVQVYDVIGQLVLNSKLDGQTSINVSELQSGLYTIKLYNSSETLKFIKK, from the coding sequence ATGAAAAAAATTCTACTCAACGTCTTATTCTTAATCGGTATTATTCAATTAAATCACGCACAACCTTTTAATGGCCCCATAAATATTGATCCTAATACAGGGAACGAACCCTATGAGCTAGAGAGTGGTGATCTTGATGGTGACGGAGATTTAGACTTAGTTATGGCCACCCTTTTGTCATCACCAGAACAGGATTTTATTAAATGGTATAAAAATGACGGTTTAGGTAATTTTACTATCGAAGCTACTATATCCTCTGCTATTACCTTTATTGATGGTTTAGCTGTAGCCAATATTGATAACCAATTTGGAGATGACATTATTGTTAGTTCTGGAAATCAAAGTAAACTGGTTTACTTTCTCAGTGATGGTAATGGCGGTTTTAGTGAAGAAATCACTATTGATGCTGCCTTAATTGAACCAGGCGAAGTCGTTACTGGTGATATCAATAATGATGGTCATATTGATATCGTATCTATGTCTTATGTAGACAATAAAACCGTATGGTATTCTGGAGATGGCACCGGTAATTTTACTAGTGAACCTGATATTGAAACTGGAGCGTCTGATGGTCCATTTTATATAGATGTAGGTGATTTTGACAATGATAATGATCTTGATGTGTTAGTAGGATCTTACAATACCCAGTCAATAGAAATTTTTTACAATCAATTAACAGAAAGTGGTACAGATACCGTGAGCTGGATTCAAGATGCTGTAACTGTCTATTCTGGTAACTTAACTGACAATACTATTTTGGAGGTGAGATTTGCCGATGTTAATAACGATGGTGTTATGGATATTGTTAAATTAGATAACAAATCGGGTGATGTCGCTTGGTACAATAAAATTAAAGACGGACCTTCTACAGAAAATATAATTTCCGACGAAAGCATTATTGACCGTCCAGGTAAAGTTCTTGTAGCAGATTTAGACGGTGATAATTTAAATGATGTGATATTAAGTGGTGCATTGCCAGCAGATGACACCATCATCTATTTTACAGGTGTAGCTAACGCTTCTCCCGAAGCAATTCCAACACTTATAGATAATCAACCTTTTATAGTTTTTGACATGTCTGCAGCAGATTTTAACGGTGATGGCGATTTAGACATTGCTTCATTGGCAAATCTCAATGATCGATTAGATCTATATGAAAATGAAAGACTTACATTAAGTACCAACACGCTAGAAAATCATCTCATTTCTATATTTCCAAATCCAGCCAATCATACTCTAAATTTTAAAGGTATTTCAGCAGACATCAATACCGTTCAAGTTTATGATGTTATTGGTCAATTAGTTTTGAACTCAAAATTAGACGGACAAACATCAATAAATGTTTCTGAATTGCAAAGTGGTTTGTACACCATCAAATTATACAACAGTTCTGAGACTTTAAAATTTATCAAAAAGTAA
- a CDS encoding tRNA-(ms[2]io[6]A)-hydroxylase, with amino-acid sequence MLGLKLPTDPRWVNIVEKNIEDILTDHAYCEQKAASTAISLIVSFPEYTELVTEMTALVKEEMSHFKLVHDRIIQNGWTLGRDRKDAYVIALIQFFPKGGSRTTQLIHRLLYAALIEARSCERFRLLSEELKDQELAEFYRKLMVSEANHYTMFLGFARQYGERDEVDQKWQALLEYEAKIMKDLSKHESIHG; translated from the coding sequence ATGCTAGGACTCAAACTTCCCACAGACCCTCGTTGGGTAAATATCGTTGAAAAGAACATAGAAGACATTTTAACAGATCATGCGTATTGCGAGCAAAAAGCTGCTAGTACTGCAATTTCACTCATTGTTAGCTTTCCTGAATATACCGAATTGGTTACTGAAATGACTGCTCTCGTGAAGGAGGAAATGAGCCATTTTAAATTGGTTCATGACCGAATCATACAAAACGGATGGACTCTTGGTAGAGATCGAAAAGACGCATACGTCATTGCGTTGATTCAGTTTTTTCCCAAAGGAGGAAGTCGAACAACTCAACTAATTCATCGATTGCTCTATGCTGCTTTAATAGAGGCTAGAAGTTGCGAAAGATTTAGATTACTTTCAGAAGAATTGAAAGATCAGGAACTCGCAGAATTTTATAGGAAACTTATGGTAAGCGAAGCCAATCACTATACCATGTTTTTAGGTTTTGCAAGACAATATGGTGAACGTGATGAAGTGGACCAAAAATGGCAAGCACTTTTAGAGTATGAAGCAAAAATCATGAAAGATTTAAGCAAACATGAATCTATTCACGGCTAA
- a CDS encoding Ppx/GppA phosphatase family protein, which yields MLNIKKYAAIDIGSNAVRLLISNIIEQKGKPAQFKKSSLVRVPIRLGSDVFVNGEISEDNKVRMLDTMTAFKLLMKSHKVVTYKACATSAMREADNGAELAKLISKKANISIDIIDGEEEAAIIAATDLHSYIKEDKTYLYVDVGGGSTEFSVFHNGNTVTSKSFKIGTVRLLNDMVKNETWHEVERWIKRVTESYDKVDLIGSGGNINKIFKISGKALGKPLTYFYLTSYYNKLQTYNYEERITELDLNQDRADVIIHATRIYLSAMKWSGAKDIYVPKIGLSDGIIKSVYFNTVSSINL from the coding sequence ATGCTCAATATAAAAAAGTACGCCGCAATAGATATAGGGTCTAATGCTGTGCGTTTATTAATTTCAAATATTATTGAGCAAAAAGGAAAACCAGCTCAATTTAAAAAAAGCAGTTTGGTGAGGGTGCCTATTCGTCTTGGATCTGATGTTTTTGTTAACGGTGAGATTTCAGAAGATAATAAAGTAAGAATGCTAGATACCATGACAGCATTTAAATTACTTATGAAATCGCATAAAGTAGTTACTTACAAAGCTTGTGCAACGTCGGCAATGCGAGAGGCAGATAATGGTGCAGAACTTGCAAAGCTAATTTCAAAAAAAGCGAACATTTCTATCGATATCATTGATGGAGAAGAAGAGGCGGCAATCATTGCCGCAACCGATCTTCACTCGTACATCAAGGAAGATAAAACCTATTTATATGTTGATGTAGGTGGCGGTAGTACCGAGTTTTCAGTGTTTCATAATGGAAATACCGTAACTTCTAAATCATTTAAAATTGGGACGGTAAGATTGCTCAATGATATGGTCAAAAATGAAACTTGGCATGAAGTCGAGCGATGGATAAAACGTGTGACCGAAAGTTATGACAAGGTAGACCTTATAGGGTCTGGAGGAAATATTAATAAAATATTTAAAATTTCAGGCAAAGCTTTAGGGAAACCATTAACGTATTTTTACCTCACCAGTTACTATAACAAGTTACAGACCTATAATTACGAGGAGCGCATTACCGAACTGGACCTTAATCAAGATAGGGCAGATGTGATCATCCACGCCACCAGAATTTATCTTTCTGCAATGAAATGGAGCGGTGCCAAAGATATCTATGTACCAAAAATTGGGCTGTCTGATGGTATTATCAAAAGCGTTTACTTTAACACCGTATCTAGCATAAATCTGTAA